One window from the genome of Salvia miltiorrhiza cultivar Shanhuang (shh) chromosome 7, IMPLAD_Smil_shh, whole genome shotgun sequence encodes:
- the LOC130993212 gene encoding E3 ubiquitin ligase BIG BROTHER-related-like: MENTNDKADSANTAAQENPNNHCNPSNDNDNPLGADVTGNRPRRTPFTDLSQVDADLALARTLQEQERAYMMLRMGGDGGSDYGSWEAESYEHGDDFDGASEEDYDESDVEVDNAEGHVFDMHAHAAGEDDDDQDVEYDPFAFPDDEEFARTLQASEELLLALAVLNESEYEDEEDHGGNSQDAWEEVDPDELSYEELLALGEVVGTESRGLSAETIASLPSVNYKSQGNQEGISDSCVICRLDFEDDDALILLSCKHSYHSECINNWLQINKVCPLCSAEVSTSRRS; this comes from the exons ATGGAGAACACCAATGATAAGGCTGATTCCGCCAACACCGCCGCTCAAGAAAACCCCAACAATCACTGCAATCCTAGCAACGACAATGATAACCCTCTCGGCGCCGACGTCACCGGGAATCGCCCCCGGAGAACTCCCTTCACCGACCTCAGTCAAGTCGACGCCGATCTTGCACTTGCTCGTACTCTACAAGAACAg GAAAGAGCTTATATGATGTTGAGAATGGGAGGCGATGGTGGCAGTGATTATGGAAGTTGGGAAGCTGAGAGTTATGAGCATGGCGATGACTTTGATGGTGCCAGTGAAGAGGATTACGATGAGTCAGATGTTGAGGTGGACAATGCCGAAGGACATGTATTTGACATGCATGCTCATGCTGCaggagaagatgatgatgacCAAGATGTTGAATATGATCCATTTGCATTTCCTGATGATGAGGAATTTGCGAGAACCTTGCAGGCTTCCGAAGAACTATTGTTGGCCCTAGCAGTGTTAAATGAAA GTGAATATGAAGATGAAGAGGATCATGGTGGTAATTCTCAG GATGCATGGGAGGAGGTTGATCCTGATGAACTATCATATGAG GAGTTGCTTGCCCTGGGTGAAGTAGTTGGAACAGAAAGCAGGGGACTTTCTGCAGAGACAATTGCTTCCTTGCCATCAGTCAACTATAAATCACAAGGCAACCAGGAAGGAATCAGTGATTC CTGTGTTATATGTAGGTTGGACTTTGAAGATGATGATGCCTTGATACTTCTTTCTTGTAAACACTCCTACCATTCAGAGTGCATTAACAATTGGCTACAAATAAACAAG